A region of Palaemon carinicauda isolate YSFRI2023 unplaced genomic scaffold, ASM3689809v2 scaffold106, whole genome shotgun sequence DNA encodes the following proteins:
- the LOC137635250 gene encoding uncharacterized protein, producing the protein MPLERSLPSTIGQFERLEEPRNTELFERSSNRLIDVPCKVLLTLDSASKPPLDSAPKPPLDSAPKPPLDSAPKPPLDSAPKPPLDSALEPPYAPKPPLDSAPKPPLDSAPKPPLDSAPIPPLDSAPKPTLDSAPKPPLDSAPIPPLDSAPKPPLDSAPKPP; encoded by the exons ATGCCACTCGAGAGATCACTTCCTTCTACAATTGGTCAGTTTGAAAGATTGGAAGAACCTCGAAACACCGAGCTGTTTGAGAGGTCTTCAAACAG ACTGATAGATGTTCCTTGTAAGGTACTTCTCACTTTAGACAGTGCTTCTAAACCTCCACTAGACAGTGCTCCTAAACCTCCACTAGACAGTGCTCCTAAACCTCCACTAGACAGTGCTCCTAAACCTCCACTAGACAGTGCTCCTAAACCTCCACTAGACAGTGCTCTTGAACCTCCATA TGCTCCTAAACCTCCACTAGACAGTGCTCCTAAACCTCCACTAGACAGTGCTCCTAAACCTCCACTAGACAGTGCTCCTATACCTCCACTAGACAGTGCTCCTAAACCTACACTAGACAGTGCTCCTAAACCTCCACTAGACAGTGCTCCTATACCTCCACTAGACAGTGCTCCTAAACCTCCACTAGACAGTGCTCCTAAACCTCCATAG